From the genome of Clostridia bacterium, one region includes:
- a CDS encoding DUF3137 domain-containing protein, which produces MDQKIERIEDLRIQAKRASFICLIPLLVGILAAIVLTIIFENAVILVLGVAVSFVIYIIFSSICYFPKKKHYVHSFKLTIVKDCLNKVFSDVNYEPDRCFDKETIKKTFLVCIGNIYKGNDFISAVYKDVRFSQCDLDIQEIDASENSTYIQYFLGKWIILDFDKKIDTYIQIRENEFGGVRRPLIKTPAKAQKIMTESVEFNKHFSVFADDAHNAFYILTPRFMEALLKLRYLVDGQIMLAFCEGKLHIALHNQENAFEPSINQMMLPAYEQKIMAEILIITQIIDELIINLK; this is translated from the coding sequence ATGGATCAAAAAATCGAAAGAATTGAAGATTTGAGAATCCAAGCGAAGCGAGCTTCGTTTATTTGCTTAATACCGCTTTTAGTAGGAATTTTAGCAGCAATAGTCTTAACGATCATATTTGAAAACGCGGTAATTTTAGTTCTTGGAGTAGCTGTTAGTTTTGTAATTTATATTATATTTTCATCTATTTGTTATTTTCCTAAAAAAAAGCATTATGTTCATTCTTTTAAACTTACAATAGTCAAAGACTGTTTGAACAAAGTGTTTAGTGATGTAAATTATGAGCCTGATAGGTGTTTTGATAAAGAAACAATCAAAAAGACATTTTTGGTTTGTATAGGCAATATATATAAAGGCAATGATTTTATATCAGCCGTCTATAAAGACGTAAGATTTTCTCAATGTGACCTTGATATACAAGAAATAGATGCTTCCGAAAATTCTACTTATATTCAATATTTTTTGGGAAAGTGGATAATACTTGATTTTGATAAAAAGATTGACACATATATTCAAATAAGAGAAAATGAGTTTGGCGGAGTTAGAAGACCGCTAATAAAAACGCCGGCAAAAGCACAAAAAATAATGACAGAGAGTGTAGAATTTAACAAACACTTTAGTGTGTTTGCAGACGATGCTCATAATGCTTTTTATATTCTTACACCACGTTTTATGGAAGCATTATTAAAGTTAAGATACCTTGTTGATGGACAGATAATGCTGGCTTTTTGCGAAGGTAAATTACATATTGCATTGCATAATCAAGAAAATGCATTTGAACCGTCAATAAATCAAATGATGCTGCCAGCTTATGAACAAAAAATAATGGCTGAAATATTAATAATCACTCAGATTATAGACGAATTAATTATCAATTTAAAATAA